Proteins from one Dethiosulfovibrio peptidovorans genomic window:
- a CDS encoding DNA gyrase subunit A, whose amino-acid sequence MEEQTLFGKIIHHPLVEEIKHSYLDYAMSVIVGRALPDARDGLKPVQRRILYAMQDLGLRHNQSYKKSARVVGETMGKYHPHGDSAIYETMVRMAQDFSMRYTLVDGQGNYGSIDGDSAAAMRYTEARLQELGEFMLRDIDEDTVDWGPNFDESLQEPLVLPAQVPNLLINGSTGIAVGMATNMPPHNLREVVDALCYLVETGEDAEFGELLARLPGPDFPTGGKILGRDGIIDAYRTGRGRLVVQGQVHVEEGKRGKSHVVITEIPYMVNKTTLIETIAAGVQNKTIDGVTDIRDESDRRGLRVVLEVSRDVDAELVIRQLYRRSQLQSTFGVINLALVDNRPVEMGLVQMLSVFLDHRRLVVRRRTSFRLAKAEARAHIVEGLVKALDVIDQVIAVVRGSQTAAIAKERLVTELAFSELQAQAILDMRLQRLTGLERQKLDEELAGLLADIERFRSILDNPTVLDQVIVDELTALRGKYGDDRRTKILDSVGGDCSDEDLIPREDIVVMLSQDGYIRRVPLEAYSLQGRGGKGRRGARLREEDQVSLMDVGSTHDDIYLFTSKGRVFAIKGHVISESRSGKGKLIGKYISLEANETVVNMKAHLDAETSFLFFVTRRGIAKRLPSSELENLTRAGRRVVSVDEGDEIAQIRTTSGQDELLLVSAMGQALRVAEDEFRAMGRTARGVKAMRLKSGDRIISCEVLMKGRCPLLVSETGIGKRTQFDEFTPHHRGGGGMRVMTINSRTGLLASATSVTEDDEVVIMTARGRMVRVAAREIRILSRTAAGAIVVRLDPGDSVVELSVVQIDRESEE is encoded by the coding sequence ATGGAAGAACAAACCCTTTTTGGGAAGATCATTCATCATCCTCTTGTGGAGGAAATCAAGCACAGCTATCTGGACTACGCCATGAGTGTCATAGTAGGACGGGCTCTGCCTGACGCCCGTGACGGCCTGAAGCCTGTCCAGCGACGGATTTTGTATGCTATGCAGGATCTCGGGCTTCGACATAACCAGTCTTATAAGAAATCGGCTCGTGTCGTCGGCGAGACCATGGGTAAATACCACCCTCACGGGGATTCGGCGATCTACGAGACCATGGTTCGTATGGCTCAGGATTTCAGCATGCGCTATACCTTGGTCGATGGTCAAGGGAACTACGGTTCCATCGATGGCGACAGTGCCGCTGCCATGCGGTATACCGAGGCCCGGCTCCAGGAGTTGGGCGAGTTTATGCTTCGTGATATCGACGAGGATACCGTGGATTGGGGACCGAATTTCGATGAGTCTCTCCAGGAGCCTCTGGTCCTCCCGGCTCAAGTGCCCAATCTGCTTATCAACGGCAGCACGGGGATCGCCGTCGGTATGGCCACCAATATGCCTCCCCATAACCTTCGGGAAGTAGTGGACGCCCTGTGCTACTTGGTGGAGACAGGGGAGGACGCTGAATTTGGCGAACTTCTGGCTCGGCTTCCCGGCCCCGATTTCCCGACGGGAGGCAAGATCCTCGGCCGAGATGGCATCATCGACGCCTACCGAACTGGGCGGGGACGGCTGGTTGTTCAGGGACAGGTTCATGTTGAGGAGGGGAAACGAGGCAAGAGTCACGTGGTGATCACCGAGATCCCCTACATGGTGAATAAAACCACACTCATTGAAACCATCGCTGCGGGGGTCCAGAACAAGACCATCGATGGGGTCACTGACATCAGAGACGAGTCTGACCGTCGTGGCCTTCGGGTGGTTTTGGAAGTCTCCCGTGACGTGGACGCCGAGTTGGTCATTCGTCAGCTCTACCGTCGAAGCCAGCTCCAGAGCACCTTTGGGGTGATCAATCTGGCGTTGGTGGACAACCGGCCAGTGGAGATGGGGCTGGTTCAGATGCTCTCGGTGTTTCTGGATCATCGTCGACTGGTGGTTCGGCGGCGGACGTCCTTCCGGCTTGCCAAGGCCGAGGCTCGGGCCCATATCGTGGAAGGGCTGGTTAAAGCTCTGGACGTGATCGACCAGGTTATCGCTGTCGTTCGAGGGTCCCAGACGGCGGCCATTGCCAAAGAGCGGCTTGTGACCGAGCTGGCGTTCTCCGAACTTCAGGCTCAGGCGATCTTAGACATGAGACTTCAAAGGCTCACCGGCCTGGAACGTCAGAAGCTGGACGAGGAACTGGCGGGTCTCCTGGCCGATATCGAACGATTCCGCTCCATACTGGACAATCCGACTGTTCTGGATCAGGTGATTGTGGATGAGCTCACGGCCCTCAGGGGGAAGTACGGCGATGATCGTCGGACCAAAATTCTGGACTCTGTCGGAGGCGATTGTTCAGACGAGGACCTGATCCCCAGAGAGGATATAGTTGTCATGCTCTCCCAGGATGGCTATATCAGACGGGTTCCTCTGGAGGCCTATTCCCTTCAGGGACGAGGCGGCAAGGGACGTCGAGGGGCTCGGCTTCGGGAGGAAGACCAGGTCTCCCTCATGGACGTGGGATCTACCCACGACGATATCTACTTGTTCACCAGCAAGGGACGGGTGTTCGCCATTAAGGGGCATGTCATCTCCGAGAGCCGTTCCGGTAAGGGAAAGCTTATTGGGAAGTATATCTCGCTCGAAGCCAACGAGACTGTAGTGAACATGAAGGCCCATCTGGACGCCGAGACGAGCTTCCTTTTCTTTGTAACCAGACGGGGCATTGCCAAGCGTCTTCCCTCGTCTGAGCTTGAGAATCTGACCAGAGCCGGACGTCGGGTTGTCAGTGTTGATGAGGGTGACGAGATCGCCCAGATTCGAACTACCTCTGGACAGGACGAGCTCCTGTTGGTCTCGGCTATGGGACAGGCTCTCAGGGTTGCCGAGGACGAATTCCGGGCCATGGGCCGTACTGCTCGAGGCGTCAAAGCCATGAGGCTTAAGAGCGGCGATCGGATCATCAGTTGTGAAGTGCTGATGAAGGGTAGATGTCCCTTGTTGGTAAGTGAGACGGGTATCGGTAAACGTACCCAGTTCGACGAGTTCACGCCCCATCATCGGGGTGGTGGTGGTATGAGAGTCATGACGATCAACTCGCGAACGGGGTTGCTGGCCTCGGCCACGTCTGTAACCGAGGATGACGAGGTCGTGATCATGACCGCTAGGGGGCGGATGGTCCGGGTGGCTGCCCGGGAGATTCGTATTTTGAGTCGGACGGCCGCTGGGGCTATAGTTGTCCGGCTGGATCCCGGAGACTCAGTTGTCGAGCTGAGCGTCGTCCAGATAGACCGGGAGTCTGAGGAATGA
- a CDS encoding FdhC protein: MRRPREIARLSCTSAEAKIAWTVPQMLILGGLAGAYIAFGGWAMTVVTFDVPIVGVAKLLGGTVFAIGLLLVVLAGGELFTGNCVMPLAVMAGRISMKDVLRNWCWVYLANLIGTVVVALLLYNSGLWHGAIGAKALTIASKKMGLGWFQAFFRGILCNWLVVLAVWLSMSAENVVGKIWAIYFPIMVFVASGFEHSIANMYFMTMGLLLKGHSEVVALAALPDGGLGVVSIWGFVNNLIPVTLGNVLGGVLFVAVLYFGVFKDSLIDQ; this comes from the coding sequence ATGAGAAGACCGAGAGAGATCGCCCGTTTGAGCTGCACCTCGGCCGAGGCCAAGATTGCCTGGACTGTTCCTCAGATGCTTATCCTGGGTGGGCTGGCCGGAGCCTATATAGCTTTTGGCGGCTGGGCAATGACGGTTGTCACCTTTGACGTGCCTATCGTAGGCGTGGCGAAACTCCTCGGAGGAACGGTTTTTGCCATCGGACTTCTCCTGGTGGTCTTGGCCGGGGGCGAGCTTTTCACGGGTAACTGTGTCATGCCGTTGGCCGTCATGGCAGGGCGCATTTCAATGAAGGACGTGTTACGGAACTGGTGCTGGGTCTACCTGGCGAATCTTATCGGTACGGTGGTCGTAGCCCTTCTTTTGTATAACTCGGGGCTTTGGCACGGGGCTATCGGTGCTAAAGCGCTTACGATTGCCTCGAAAAAAATGGGGCTGGGGTGGTTCCAGGCTTTTTTCAGGGGTATTTTATGTAACTGGCTCGTCGTTTTGGCCGTGTGGCTTTCAATGTCAGCGGAGAACGTGGTAGGCAAGATATGGGCTATTTATTTCCCCATTATGGTCTTTGTTGCCTCGGGGTTTGAACACTCTATCGCCAACATGTATTTCATGACGATGGGACTTCTTCTTAAAGGGCATTCAGAGGTCGTGGCCCTGGCGGCGTTGCCCGACGGAGGGCTTGGGGTCGTGAGTATCTGGGGATTTGTCAATAACCTCATCCCGGTTACCCTGGGGAATGTCCTGGGTGGTGTGCTTTTTGTGGCCGTTCTCTATTTTGGGGTCTTCAAGGATAGCCTTATCGACCAATAA
- a CDS encoding nitroreductase family protein, which produces MGGNEVIRVLLGRRSIRRYVDKPVEDDKIDLLVRCAAAAPSAANGRPAHFVVITDRGLLDRLAEAHPYGKMLAKAPLAFAICAVEPEIALAKPYWEQDCAAAMENLLIAAQGLGLGAVWLGVCHMPDRGTTIKELLHVPEDVPVMGLAAIGYPDEVKDPHNDVPRERLHRNRW; this is translated from the coding sequence ATGGGCGGTAACGAGGTGATTCGGGTCCTTCTAGGGCGCAGGAGTATTCGTCGGTATGTGGACAAACCGGTGGAGGACGATAAGATTGATCTCTTGGTACGGTGCGCAGCGGCAGCGCCCAGTGCGGCCAATGGCCGTCCTGCCCACTTTGTGGTGATCACAGATCGGGGGCTTCTGGATCGGTTGGCGGAGGCTCATCCCTACGGCAAGATGTTGGCCAAGGCTCCTCTCGCTTTTGCGATCTGTGCCGTTGAGCCCGAGATCGCGCTGGCCAAACCCTATTGGGAGCAGGATTGTGCCGCTGCCATGGAGAATCTACTGATCGCCGCTCAGGGCCTGGGCCTGGGAGCTGTGTGGCTTGGGGTATGTCATATGCCCGACCGGGGGACGACGATCAAAGAACTTCTTCACGTTCCTGAGGATGTCCCTGTTATGGGCTTGGCGGCGATAGGGTATCCTGACGAGGTGAAGGATCCCCATAACGACGTCCCGAGGGAACGGCTGCACCGGAATCGATGGTAA
- a CDS encoding glucokinase — MRETDHSLAHPNLDEAPVSIDRDNNQPPLGQHRQGETAVRIGVDLGGHKINVGAVVDGTVTSSAQEPTPSSRTPDTVIRAIVRLVRSLNIDELLSVGIGLPGMLSLDRRSVVRLTNLPRWDNLPLAHLLEDRLKVPVVLDNDAKCAALGELVAGEGQGMTDFVMITLGTGIGGAVVSGGSVLRGRRGLAGELGHLGLLHQEPCNCGGMGHSETLFSADRFDRRCVETGVQSVPALWKKRKEPRHRLFWDRSLEALACTVISAVHLLDPQAIVFSGGLARLPNLMDELAPLVEVRLATAFRPGPPLLLSQLGGDGPVIGAASLLPIREETGRG, encoded by the coding sequence ATGAGAGAGACCGACCATTCCCTCGCCCACCCGAACCTCGACGAGGCACCCGTTTCTATTGACAGAGACAACAACCAGCCCCCTCTCGGCCAACATCGACAGGGAGAGACCGCTGTACGGATCGGGGTCGACCTGGGAGGCCACAAGATTAACGTCGGAGCAGTCGTCGATGGGACTGTCACGTCGTCAGCTCAAGAACCAACGCCATCATCTCGAACACCCGATACGGTGATCCGGGCCATCGTCAGGCTCGTCCGCTCTCTGAACATCGACGAGCTCCTATCCGTGGGGATCGGATTGCCGGGGATGCTGTCTCTGGACCGACGGTCAGTCGTCCGACTGACGAACCTCCCCCGCTGGGATAACCTTCCCCTGGCTCACCTTCTGGAAGATCGCCTGAAAGTGCCCGTGGTGCTCGACAACGACGCCAAATGCGCAGCCCTGGGGGAACTCGTGGCCGGCGAAGGCCAGGGAATGACCGATTTCGTCATGATAACCCTGGGCACGGGCATCGGTGGAGCTGTGGTCTCCGGTGGCTCGGTCCTACGGGGTAGGCGAGGCCTGGCAGGAGAGTTGGGACACCTGGGACTCCTCCATCAAGAACCTTGCAACTGCGGCGGCATGGGACACAGCGAGACACTCTTCTCCGCCGACAGATTCGATCGACGATGCGTCGAGACCGGGGTACAATCGGTGCCAGCTCTCTGGAAGAAACGAAAAGAACCGAGGCACCGCCTCTTTTGGGACCGATCTTTGGAGGCTCTGGCATGCACGGTGATCTCAGCGGTGCATCTCCTGGACCCCCAGGCCATCGTGTTCTCCGGCGGCCTGGCCAGACTCCCCAACCTGATGGATGAACTGGCTCCTCTGGTGGAGGTTCGTCTGGCAACCGCCTTTCGCCCAGGCCCTCCGCTGCTGCTTTCCCAGCTGGGTGGCGACGGCCCTGTTATAGGTGCAGCCTCTCTGCTCCCCATTCGCGAAGAAACCGGGAGAGGATGA
- a CDS encoding L-asparaginase 1 encodes MQRLAVIFTGGTIVSALGAEGRTGPDQRASQEVHELVEGIFQDQDVVVVSREPWGVPGLDSSELTPVHWVELARTVAFELREGATGVLILHGTDTMAYTSAWLSLCFPQLNVPVVLTGSQLTLDFMPEDVTVNLRGAAQVVCADVPGVWIYCNWKLIPGDRAHKAHSQYPDAYTAVNGQPLYFNPEWGRRGQGLSIRKPGSMELSHFSKRAINTDLQKVQEIVRGVGWVFCAPGVVPSLRGDERILAVVGYGLGNCHSGVLQELRTVFANAPKPHVVACSQAEGGMKNPGGYADVGLASLAASGFPVWGQMNYPLEFIHALGCYALLASPEAPGFILSRFLREWGAERLHL; translated from the coding sequence ATGCAGCGACTGGCGGTTATCTTTACAGGAGGAACCATCGTCAGTGCCTTGGGTGCTGAGGGACGGACCGGTCCCGATCAGCGCGCCTCCCAGGAGGTTCACGAGCTTGTGGAGGGGATTTTCCAGGATCAGGATGTGGTCGTCGTTTCTCGGGAACCCTGGGGCGTTCCGGGGCTCGATAGTTCTGAACTCACGCCGGTTCACTGGGTGGAGCTTGCCAGGACGGTTGCCTTTGAGCTTCGTGAAGGAGCGACGGGTGTCCTGATTCTTCACGGAACGGACACCATGGCCTACACCTCGGCGTGGCTCAGCCTGTGTTTCCCTCAGCTGAATGTCCCGGTTGTTCTCACGGGGAGTCAGCTCACTTTAGATTTCATGCCCGAGGACGTGACGGTGAATCTCCGGGGCGCTGCTCAGGTGGTCTGTGCAGATGTCCCCGGCGTTTGGATCTACTGCAACTGGAAGCTCATTCCAGGAGATCGGGCTCACAAGGCCCACTCCCAGTATCCCGATGCGTACACGGCGGTCAACGGCCAGCCGCTGTATTTTAACCCTGAGTGGGGACGAAGAGGGCAGGGGCTTTCGATCAGAAAGCCTGGGTCTATGGAGTTGTCTCATTTCTCAAAACGAGCGATAAACACCGATCTCCAAAAGGTTCAGGAGATCGTTCGGGGGGTGGGGTGGGTCTTTTGTGCGCCAGGCGTCGTCCCGTCGCTTCGAGGGGATGAACGGATCCTTGCAGTTGTTGGCTATGGTTTGGGGAACTGTCACAGCGGGGTTCTTCAGGAGCTCCGTACGGTGTTTGCCAATGCCCCCAAGCCCCACGTCGTTGCCTGCAGCCAAGCCGAAGGGGGGATGAAAAACCCTGGTGGCTATGCCGATGTGGGGTTGGCGTCTCTGGCGGCGTCGGGTTTTCCTGTGTGGGGGCAGATGAACTATCCTCTGGAGTTCATCCACGCCTTGGGGTGCTACGCTCTGCTGGCCTCTCCCGAAGCACCGGGATTCATCCTCTCCCGGTTTCTTCGCGAATGGGGAGCAGAGAGGCTGCACCTATAA
- a CDS encoding rubrerythrin translates to MSKTMADLSEAFAGESQANRKYLFYAEVADKEGFQSVARLFRAAAAAETIHAKMHYRNMGKIGSTEANLKDAIQGETYEFTEMYPEFIANAKAEGEKRALTGFNLANQVEKVHADLYKRALEHLSEKRSVDYYLCTVCGHIEEGNAPERCPVCGAPSRVYQLVA, encoded by the coding sequence ATGAGCAAGACCATGGCTGATCTGAGTGAGGCTTTTGCCGGTGAATCTCAGGCGAACAGGAAATACCTTTTCTATGCCGAGGTGGCCGACAAAGAGGGGTTCCAGTCGGTTGCCAGGTTGTTTCGCGCTGCCGCCGCAGCCGAAACCATCCATGCCAAGATGCACTATCGGAACATGGGGAAAATCGGCTCGACGGAGGCAAACCTGAAAGACGCTATCCAAGGGGAAACCTACGAGTTCACCGAGATGTACCCCGAATTTATCGCCAACGCTAAGGCTGAAGGGGAAAAACGGGCCTTGACGGGGTTCAACCTGGCCAATCAGGTCGAGAAGGTCCACGCCGATCTGTATAAGAGGGCTCTGGAGCATCTGTCGGAAAAGCGTTCGGTTGACTACTACCTTTGCACTGTCTGTGGCCACATCGAGGAGGGAAACGCCCCGGAGAGATGTCCGGTGTGCGGCGCCCCCTCCAGGGTGTATCAGTTGGTGGCGTAG
- a CDS encoding peptidase C69 — translation MKNKKLISLVVTLCFVAVFAMAASACTIVAVGKKATVNGTSIITHNDDSTSANFKLWIIPEKDWPAGSVRELIMNDHGYKPGEVMGETSQVKHTYRYFKSRYSFMNEMGLAMGESTFGTQDAEIKKDLVTDSDGIIDCWLAQDIALERAATAREAVRIMGDLVEEYGWAGSGETMDITDGNEVWIAEFYGRDLWCAVRMPDDMFFVSANRARLRDIDLTDKENVMHSPNLISYGVKKGWIRRLDVDATKFSPADVYAPNDKLYATRRVWRAQELVAPSLKQGPSEYNYPLFVKPDKKLSVWDVFKIKGDYYQGTAYDLTKGPAAGPWGNPLRYANKGKGSWERSINMHRTCYVHIGEVNPKISGPFKGISWFGYGAPDTTYLTPLWPVMKELPKFYEVGSRYEDFRRDSGWWVNSYVQQMATLRYCEAIKEIYALRDPKMKLQFSETYAVQKDAAELWNHGKKAAAVDLVSTFAYDRAVDWNRTWLKLGDHLLGNYALGYQNFKITGYPQEWNDFIGYGPLKR, via the coding sequence ATGAAGAACAAAAAACTGATATCTCTGGTTGTCACACTGTGTTTTGTGGCTGTTTTTGCCATGGCCGCTTCGGCGTGTACCATCGTTGCTGTGGGGAAAAAAGCTACGGTGAACGGAACCTCGATTATCACCCATAACGACGACTCAACGAGTGCCAACTTCAAGCTCTGGATTATCCCTGAGAAGGACTGGCCCGCCGGATCCGTTCGGGAGCTTATCATGAACGACCATGGATATAAGCCCGGAGAGGTGATGGGTGAAACTTCTCAGGTGAAGCATACCTATCGCTACTTTAAGAGCCGCTATTCCTTCATGAACGAGATGGGCCTTGCCATGGGCGAGTCCACCTTTGGCACTCAGGATGCCGAGATCAAAAAGGATCTTGTGACCGACAGCGACGGCATCATCGATTGCTGGCTGGCCCAGGATATCGCTCTGGAGCGGGCTGCTACGGCTCGGGAGGCCGTGCGCATCATGGGCGATCTGGTGGAGGAATATGGTTGGGCCGGTAGCGGAGAGACCATGGATATCACCGACGGCAACGAGGTCTGGATCGCCGAGTTCTACGGCCGAGATCTGTGGTGCGCCGTCCGTATGCCCGACGATATGTTTTTCGTCTCGGCCAACCGCGCCAGGCTGCGCGACATCGACCTCACTGACAAAGAGAACGTCATGCACTCACCTAACCTCATCTCCTACGGCGTGAAAAAGGGCTGGATCCGTCGCCTTGATGTTGATGCCACGAAGTTCAGCCCTGCTGATGTGTACGCTCCCAACGATAAACTGTATGCCACCCGGCGGGTCTGGAGGGCTCAGGAGCTCGTGGCTCCTTCTCTTAAGCAGGGTCCCAGCGAATACAACTATCCTCTCTTCGTCAAGCCCGATAAGAAGCTCTCTGTGTGGGATGTCTTCAAGATCAAAGGCGACTACTATCAGGGTACGGCCTACGACCTGACCAAGGGGCCGGCTGCTGGTCCCTGGGGGAATCCTCTTCGATATGCCAACAAGGGTAAAGGCTCCTGGGAGCGCTCCATCAACATGCATCGCACCTGCTACGTTCACATCGGCGAGGTCAACCCCAAGATCAGCGGCCCTTTCAAGGGTATCAGCTGGTTTGGCTATGGCGCACCGGATACCACCTACCTCACGCCTCTGTGGCCTGTCATGAAGGAGCTTCCCAAATTCTACGAGGTTGGTTCCCGCTACGAGGACTTCCGTCGTGATTCCGGCTGGTGGGTGAACTCCTATGTCCAGCAGATGGCTACTCTTCGCTACTGCGAGGCTATCAAGGAGATCTATGCTCTTCGGGATCCCAAGATGAAGCTTCAGTTCTCCGAGACGTACGCTGTCCAGAAGGATGCTGCTGAGCTTTGGAACCACGGCAAGAAGGCTGCCGCTGTGGATTTGGTTTCCACTTTTGCGTACGACCGGGCTGTTGACTGGAACCGTACGTGGCTCAAGCTGGGCGATCACCTCTTGGGTAACTACGCTCTGGGATACCAGAACTTCAAGATAACGGGCTATCCTCAGGAGTGGAACGACTTCATCGGCTATGGTCCGCTGAAGCGTTAG
- a CDS encoding deacylase, producing the protein MTDKKTGITPRKLIVLALVAVVAFLGGREFMELQNYKESVVVSDAFTKKIMLSDYFEGIKGTGVDTPVYLYDSGVPGGTLIFLGGTHPYEPATMLAAYVVMENISVTKGRVFVIPHANMSASRVGMLGNAYPKFLHVQTSFGPKAYRIGDRASDPLDQWPDPFTYVHYPSKQNLAYTDARNLNRTYPGRPDGNLTEQLAFALMELIRKEKADLYCDTHEASLMYPVVSTYVAHDKALDIAMMAAMELSATTFPMKCEASPKSLRGLSHREVGDYTALPEEGYDGVFAVLMETMEPFIDRVAGKINESLMMEGKDEFLQTASEHGLLYCVPEYNIEFGAPMKYRVGRHLSSVAELVRQMNDFFPEKELQASWPEFDDVMANGIGAYLHDPSKAHSTKIFWN; encoded by the coding sequence ATGACCGATAAGAAGACCGGGATTACTCCCCGAAAACTGATTGTTCTGGCTTTGGTGGCCGTGGTGGCTTTTCTGGGCGGTCGGGAATTTATGGAGCTCCAGAACTACAAGGAGTCCGTGGTTGTTTCAGACGCTTTTACAAAAAAGATCATGCTCAGCGATTATTTTGAGGGTATCAAGGGCACCGGCGTGGACACTCCGGTGTATCTGTACGACTCGGGGGTCCCTGGGGGGACGCTGATCTTTCTGGGAGGGACTCATCCCTACGAGCCTGCCACTATGTTGGCGGCCTATGTGGTTATGGAAAACATCTCCGTGACTAAGGGCAGGGTGTTCGTCATTCCTCATGCCAATATGAGCGCCTCCAGAGTGGGGATGCTGGGGAATGCCTATCCCAAGTTTCTTCACGTCCAGACGTCCTTCGGTCCCAAGGCCTACAGGATAGGTGACAGGGCCAGCGATCCTCTGGATCAGTGGCCAGACCCCTTCACGTACGTTCATTATCCATCCAAGCAGAACCTTGCATATACGGATGCCCGGAATTTGAACCGAACGTATCCCGGACGGCCTGATGGGAACCTGACCGAGCAGTTGGCCTTCGCTCTCATGGAGCTTATCCGCAAGGAAAAGGCCGATCTCTACTGCGATACCCACGAGGCGTCCCTTATGTACCCCGTGGTCAGCACATATGTGGCTCACGATAAAGCCTTGGACATCGCCATGATGGCCGCTATGGAGCTGAGCGCAACGACCTTCCCCATGAAGTGCGAGGCCAGCCCTAAGAGTCTTCGAGGCCTCTCTCACCGGGAGGTGGGGGACTATACGGCCCTTCCCGAAGAGGGGTATGATGGTGTCTTCGCTGTGTTGATGGAGACGATGGAACCCTTTATCGACCGAGTGGCTGGCAAGATCAACGAGTCTCTCATGATGGAGGGGAAGGACGAGTTCCTCCAGACGGCTTCGGAGCATGGTTTGCTGTATTGTGTTCCCGAATATAACATAGAATTTGGTGCGCCCATGAAATACCGGGTCGGGCGGCATCTGTCGTCCGTGGCCGAGTTGGTTCGTCAGATGAACGATTTCTTTCCAGAGAAGGAGCTTCAAGCGAGCTGGCCTGAGTTTGACGATGTCATGGCTAACGGTATCGGTGCCTACCTTCACGATCCGTCGAAGGCTCACAGTACCAAGATCTTCTGGAATTGA
- a CDS encoding citrate transporter, with protein MYVETSLVLAVMAVVFALCSWKLKSPEISMVITAIAGALAGRLWFPVRLLVEGTFTYFDVGLIFITASVFINVYSATGAMNALVRKMVDQFYSRKWVLFSILAVIMLIPGALTGAGSVSMFVVGGMIATVLRYMGISSVRTTAFIYVTSMLSAVAPPINLWAMLMAAQANMPYVGFTVPLVVPIVVITIFTVVYLLRGGEPQAKEKIMSELPEPPAGMNWFRILAPMVTFLVIVVLSKYMAFSMPTIGLPLNFLISGGVAVLCSPVRRSLREWYGTILDTLEQVFPLLATVISVGVLVNIMTATGVRGLIAITFVTLPTFFIYVTALFVLPMAQGSLSYGSAIILGTPLIFLFNSVGFNVTVVAAALSLMFPLGDCLPPSRISGRVAIEVSGYEGSYMSFLRGVFVPALFMGLVALVMLMNANFFKFLVIR; from the coding sequence ATGTACGTCGAGACCTCTTTGGTTCTGGCGGTGATGGCCGTAGTCTTTGCTCTGTGCAGCTGGAAGCTCAAGTCGCCGGAGATATCCATGGTGATCACTGCCATTGCCGGTGCTCTTGCCGGAAGGCTCTGGTTCCCTGTACGGCTTCTGGTTGAAGGGACGTTCACTTACTTTGACGTTGGATTGATCTTCATCACGGCATCGGTGTTCATCAACGTCTATTCCGCCACTGGGGCCATGAACGCTTTGGTCCGAAAGATGGTGGATCAATTCTACAGTCGTAAGTGGGTTCTTTTCTCCATCCTGGCCGTGATCATGCTTATCCCCGGCGCTCTGACCGGTGCCGGTAGTGTGTCCATGTTCGTCGTCGGCGGCATGATCGCTACGGTCCTTCGGTATATGGGGATCTCCTCCGTTCGAACTACGGCCTTTATCTACGTGACGTCGATGCTGTCGGCTGTGGCGCCGCCGATCAATCTTTGGGCGATGCTTATGGCGGCTCAGGCCAATATGCCCTATGTGGGATTCACCGTTCCTCTTGTCGTGCCCATTGTGGTGATAACGATCTTTACCGTTGTGTACCTTCTGAGAGGTGGCGAGCCTCAGGCCAAGGAGAAGATTATGTCCGAGCTTCCCGAGCCTCCTGCCGGGATGAACTGGTTTCGGATACTGGCTCCTATGGTGACGTTCCTGGTCATCGTGGTGCTCTCCAAGTATATGGCGTTCAGCATGCCTACTATTGGTTTGCCTCTGAACTTCCTTATCTCCGGTGGTGTGGCGGTTCTGTGTTCGCCGGTGCGTCGCTCCCTGCGGGAATGGTATGGCACTATACTGGATACCTTGGAGCAGGTGTTCCCCCTGCTGGCGACTGTTATCAGTGTTGGTGTGCTGGTGAATATCATGACGGCTACGGGTGTTCGTGGATTGATCGCCATTACGTTTGTCACCCTGCCGACCTTCTTTATCTACGTGACGGCTCTGTTCGTCCTTCCCATGGCTCAGGGCTCTCTGAGCTACGGTAGTGCCATAATCCTGGGGACTCCTCTTATCTTCCTGTTTAATTCCGTGGGGTTTAACGTCACGGTGGTGGCGGCGGCCCTGAGCCTCATGTTTCCTCTGGGCGACTGCCTGCCCCCGTCCCGTATCTCTGGCCGAGTGGCTATTGAGGTTTCGGGGTATGAGGGCAGCTATATGTCCTTCCTGAGAGGCGTTTTCGTGCCGGCTCTGTTTATGGGATTGGTGGCTCTTGTCATGTTGATGAACGCTAATTTCTTCAAGTTTCTTGTGATTCGATGA
- a CDS encoding capsule biosynthesis protein CapC: MIESSLWRLLLGIGLGMLLYRQTGLSCGGIITPGVLAVSLTVPMEIVWTFTAAGAIWLVLEGLSRVTVLYGRQRMAVSMGLAVLFRLIIGGLGDPMGVWLGWAVPGLVAADFQRQGPLVTVAASVSTAAATAMAFSLFVALKEAVL, translated from the coding sequence GTGATTGAAAGCTCTCTGTGGCGTCTTCTGCTGGGTATTGGGCTCGGGATGCTCTTGTATCGACAGACCGGTCTTTCCTGCGGGGGCATCATCACTCCGGGGGTGTTGGCCGTCTCCCTCACGGTTCCCATGGAGATCGTGTGGACGTTCACCGCCGCTGGGGCGATCTGGCTTGTTCTGGAGGGGCTGAGTCGGGTGACGGTTCTCTACGGCCGTCAACGGATGGCTGTTTCGATGGGGCTGGCCGTCCTGTTTCGTCTGATTATTGGCGGTTTGGGCGATCCCATGGGGGTGTGGCTGGGGTGGGCGGTCCCCGGTCTCGTCGCCGCTGATTTTCAGCGTCAGGGGCCGCTGGTGACGGTTGCGGCCTCTGTGTCGACGGCAGCGGCAACCGCCATGGCTTTTTCCCTTTTCGTGGCGTTGAAGGAGGCCGTTCTGTGA